One stretch of Musicola paradisiaca NCPPB 2511 DNA includes these proteins:
- a CDS encoding desulfoferrodoxin family protein yields the protein MTAVSQRKGSEEPASARRSTRIRNSTKPAFNTPAPAFYRCDHCHRLVIAVPSTSPSSCASFACCGAPMTALALQDADAPLAALHQPHMTVSGGFDANVLSVTVGEPPHPMAVEHHLEWIYLYTFQGGQLKFLKPGGKPGATFSLADDDAYVYCDRPVCKGSRCKFNCKRGFSAFCYCSQHGLWRCTF from the coding sequence ATGACAGCGGTGTCTCAGCGTAAGGGGAGCGAGGAACCGGCCTCTGCCCGGCGCAGTACCCGGATCCGCAACAGTACCAAACCCGCCTTCAACACCCCTGCGCCGGCGTTTTACCGCTGCGATCACTGCCATCGGCTGGTGATCGCGGTGCCATCGACATCGCCATCATCGTGCGCGTCCTTCGCTTGTTGCGGCGCGCCGATGACGGCGCTGGCGCTACAGGATGCGGATGCTCCGCTGGCCGCTTTGCACCAGCCGCACATGACGGTTTCCGGCGGTTTCGACGCCAACGTGCTCAGCGTGACGGTGGGCGAGCCGCCGCACCCGATGGCGGTGGAACATCATCTGGAGTGGATTTATCTCTACACCTTCCAGGGTGGACAACTGAAATTCCTTAAACCGGGCGGTAAGCCCGGGGCGACGTTTTCACTGGCGGATGATGACGCTTATGTGTACTGCGATCGTCCGGTGTGTAAAGGCAGCCGCTGCAAGTTTAACTGCAAACGCGGCTTCAGCGCGTTTTGCTATTGCAGTCAGCACGGCCTGTGGCGCTGTACGTTTTAA
- a CDS encoding beta-glucoside-specific PTS transporter subunit IIABC → MNTQSLARDLLRLVGGEDNVATLVHCATRLRFTLRTAISPMDVCEIEALDGVVTTVNSAGQFQVVIGNRVPEVYRAFGAISGLLNDSPGDRNTAGTSTGNGSVLGKLIDLVSSIFTPLLGAMAAAGVLKGVLAIVLALGWLNGKDSTFVILHAASDSLFYFLPMLLAITSARKFDTNIFVAVSIAGALVYPTIQGLFDAGRAVTFLGMPVVMMKYTSSVLPIILAVWVMSHAERFLNRRIHESVRNILTPCMLLVVMVPLTLMTIGPVGISVSKLVASVFVTIYEFNPILASALIAAAWQILVIFGVHWGFVSVFINDLSVMGRSFLKASSSPSVFAQSGALLAVMLRTRDTKLRALAGSTFVASLFGITEPGVYGVTLKLKKPFICAVIAAAIGGGVVGYAKSSAISMGMPSLLTLPIFYGDGFIGFVLGCAIAFGVSLVLTLLVGFEDSKPAAETAGEPAITMQPAPARKRAAVAENLGLPIQGEVIPLSAVDDKVFSSGIVGPGVAIRPQEGCVYSPLEGQVVNVYASGHAIGLRSRSGAEVLVHVGIDTVQLEGRHYRMKVAQGEWVSRGQLLLEFDLAAIKAAGYDTTTPVIVINADDYRAVDYPMAPQPKVGETIIALS, encoded by the coding sequence ATGAATACTCAATCTCTTGCCCGAGACCTACTGAGGTTGGTGGGCGGCGAGGACAACGTCGCCACGCTGGTGCATTGCGCCACGCGCCTGCGGTTTACGTTGCGTACCGCCATCAGCCCAATGGATGTGTGTGAGATCGAAGCGCTTGACGGGGTCGTGACCACCGTCAACAGCGCCGGACAGTTCCAGGTGGTGATCGGCAACCGCGTTCCCGAGGTGTATCGGGCGTTCGGCGCTATTTCCGGCCTGTTGAATGATAGCCCCGGCGACCGCAACACGGCGGGGACGTCAACCGGCAACGGTTCCGTGCTGGGCAAATTGATCGACCTGGTGTCCTCGATTTTTACGCCGTTGTTAGGCGCAATGGCGGCGGCCGGGGTGCTGAAAGGGGTATTGGCTATCGTGCTGGCGCTGGGGTGGCTCAACGGCAAGGACAGCACCTTCGTCATTCTGCATGCGGCTTCCGACAGCCTGTTCTATTTCTTGCCGATGTTGCTGGCCATCACCTCGGCACGCAAGTTTGACACCAATATTTTCGTCGCGGTCTCGATCGCCGGCGCGCTGGTCTACCCGACCATCCAGGGGTTGTTCGACGCCGGCCGTGCGGTGACATTCCTCGGCATGCCGGTGGTGATGATGAAATACACCTCGTCGGTGTTGCCGATCATTCTTGCCGTGTGGGTGATGTCCCACGCCGAGCGCTTTCTCAACCGACGGATCCATGAAAGCGTGCGCAATATTCTGACACCGTGCATGTTGCTGGTGGTTATGGTGCCGCTGACGCTGATGACGATCGGGCCGGTAGGCATCAGCGTCAGTAAGCTGGTGGCCTCGGTATTCGTCACCATTTATGAATTTAACCCGATTCTGGCCAGCGCGCTGATTGCCGCGGCCTGGCAGATTTTGGTGATTTTCGGCGTGCACTGGGGGTTTGTCAGCGTGTTTATCAACGATCTGTCGGTGATGGGCCGCAGTTTCCTTAAGGCATCGTCCAGCCCGTCGGTGTTTGCCCAGTCCGGCGCGTTGCTGGCGGTGATGCTGCGCACCCGGGATACCAAGCTGCGGGCGCTGGCGGGAAGTACCTTCGTGGCGTCGTTGTTCGGCATCACCGAGCCGGGGGTCTACGGCGTCACGCTGAAATTGAAAAAGCCGTTTATTTGCGCCGTGATTGCGGCGGCGATTGGCGGCGGGGTGGTCGGGTATGCGAAGAGTTCGGCGATTTCGATGGGCATGCCGAGCCTGCTGACGCTGCCGATTTTCTACGGCGATGGGTTTATCGGTTTCGTGCTGGGGTGCGCCATCGCGTTTGGGGTCAGCCTGGTGTTAACGCTGCTGGTGGGGTTTGAAGACAGCAAACCGGCGGCGGAGACGGCGGGCGAACCCGCGATAACGATGCAGCCGGCGCCGGCGCGCAAACGCGCCGCGGTGGCCGAGAATCTGGGCTTGCCGATTCAGGGGGAAGTCATTCCGTTGAGCGCGGTGGATGACAAGGTGTTTTCCTCCGGTATCGTTGGGCCGGGCGTCGCTATCCGGCCGCAGGAAGGCTGCGTGTATTCGCCGCTGGAGGGCCAGGTGGTGAATGTCTATGCCAGCGGACATGCGATTGGGCTGCGTTCCCGTTCCGGCGCCGAAGTGCTGGTTCACGTCGGCATCGACACCGTGCAGTTGGAGGGTCGTCATTATCGGATGAAGGTGGCGCAGGGTGAATGGGTCAGCCGAGGGCAGTTGTTGCTGGAGTTTGATCTCGCGGCGATAAAGGCCGCCGGTTATGACACCACCACGCCGGTCATCGTTATCAATGCCGACGATTATCGCGCCGTTGACTACCCCATGGCGCCGCAGCCGAAGGTCGGCGAAACCATTATCGCGTTATCCTGA
- a CDS encoding acyl-CoA dehydrogenase — MDFALSEEQELLLASIRELISRDFPESYFKTCDEQHRFPREFFTALADSGIGLLGIPEALGGVPADMTTQMLVLAEIARMGAPAYIMTEGQCIHNMQRFGNARQLAMTAEAGLTGVPAYSLAFTEPQAGSDNNRIATTYTRKNGKVYLNGQKTFITGAKDLPYMLVLARNPEPEDPKRCFTLWWLDPNSPGVKRNDLHKVGWHMISNCEVFLDNVEVSEEDRVGREGWGFIHMMENFDIERLVIAAHSLGVAECAFEDAARYANQRVQFDKTIGQFQLTQLKLTQMAIKIQNMKNFVYRVAWECDQGLPMRQSAPMCKLYCAQSACEVVDDAMQILGGLGYTNDSRISRFWRDVRVNRIGGGTDEIMVYISARQILKQYEG; from the coding sequence ATGGATTTTGCGTTAAGCGAAGAGCAGGAGTTGCTGCTCGCCAGCATTCGGGAACTGATCAGCCGTGATTTTCCTGAATCCTATTTCAAAACATGCGACGAACAACACCGGTTCCCCCGCGAATTCTTTACGGCGCTGGCCGACAGCGGCATCGGGTTATTGGGGATTCCCGAAGCGCTGGGCGGCGTACCGGCGGATATGACGACGCAGATGCTGGTACTGGCGGAGATCGCCCGCATGGGGGCACCGGCCTATATCATGACCGAAGGGCAGTGCATCCATAACATGCAGCGTTTCGGCAATGCCCGGCAACTGGCCATGACGGCGGAGGCCGGGCTGACCGGCGTGCCGGCCTATTCGCTGGCGTTCACCGAACCGCAGGCCGGTTCAGACAATAACCGCATCGCCACCACCTACACCCGCAAAAACGGCAAGGTCTATCTCAACGGGCAGAAAACCTTTATCACCGGCGCCAAAGATTTGCCCTATATGCTGGTGCTGGCGCGCAATCCGGAACCGGAAGATCCCAAACGCTGCTTTACCCTGTGGTGGCTCGACCCGAACTCCCCCGGCGTCAAACGCAATGACTTGCACAAAGTCGGCTGGCACATGATCAGCAACTGCGAAGTGTTCCTCGATAATGTGGAAGTGTCGGAAGAGGACAGGGTCGGCCGCGAGGGCTGGGGCTTCATCCATATGATGGAAAACTTTGATATCGAACGACTGGTGATCGCCGCCCATTCGCTGGGGGTGGCGGAGTGCGCGTTTGAAGATGCCGCCCGCTATGCGAATCAGCGCGTTCAGTTCGATAAAACCATCGGCCAGTTCCAGCTGACGCAACTCAAGCTGACCCAGATGGCGATCAAAATCCAGAACATGAAAAACTTTGTCTACCGTGTGGCCTGGGAGTGTGACCAGGGGCTGCCGATGCGGCAATCGGCACCGATGTGCAAGCTTTACTGCGCCCAGTCCGCCTGCGAAGTGGTCGATGATGCGATGCAGATCCTGGGTGGGCTCGGCTATACCAATGACAGCCGCATCTCCCGCTTCTGGCGCGATGTGCGGGTTAACCGTATCGGCGGCGGCACCGATGAAATCATGGTGTATATCTCCGCCCGCCAGATCCTGAAGCAGTATGAGGGGTAG